In Fluviicola taffensis DSM 16823, the following are encoded in one genomic region:
- a CDS encoding 6-pyruvoyl trahydropterin synthase family protein, which produces METVYITRREHFNAAHKLWREEWSDEKNEEVFGKCSNKNWHGHNFELFVTVKGEPNPETGFVINLKDLSVIIKELVIEEVDHKNLNLDVPFLKGKLASTENLAIEIWKIIDAPIQEAGGQLCKIKLVETENNYVEYFGGKEPF; this is translated from the coding sequence TTGGAAACAGTATACATTACCCGAAGAGAACATTTTAACGCAGCCCATAAATTGTGGCGTGAAGAATGGTCTGATGAAAAAAATGAAGAAGTTTTTGGTAAGTGCAGCAATAAAAACTGGCATGGACACAACTTTGAATTATTCGTCACGGTAAAAGGAGAACCAAATCCGGAAACGGGTTTTGTTATCAACTTGAAAGACTTGAGTGTGATCATCAAAGAATTGGTCATCGAAGAAGTAGATCACAAAAATTTGAACCTAGATGTTCCGTTTCTAAAAGGGAAACTGGCTTCTACTGAAAATTTAGCCATTGAAATTTGGAAAATTATCGATGCTCCCATTCAAGAAGCTGGTGGTCAATTGTGTAAAATCAAGTTGGTAGAAACTGAAAACAATTACGTCGAATATTTTGGTGGAAAAGAACCGTTTTAA
- the folE gene encoding GTP cyclohydrolase I FolE — MSDFHYNDDTTENISTIYKSILSQIGENPEREGLLKTPERVAKALQFLTQGYDIKPADILKSALFHEEYSEMVIVKDIEVYSMCEHHMLPFFGKAHIAYIPNGTIVGLSKIPRVVDAFSRRLQVQERLTIEIRDCIQETLKPKGVAVVLECQHMCMQMRGVQKQNSVTTSSAFTGLFLSNDSTRKEFINLVQAKLH; from the coding sequence ATGAGCGATTTTCATTACAACGACGACACAACGGAAAACATTTCAACTATTTACAAATCGATTCTTTCTCAAATTGGCGAAAATCCAGAGCGTGAAGGCTTACTAAAAACTCCCGAACGCGTAGCAAAAGCATTGCAATTTTTAACGCAAGGATACGACATTAAACCAGCTGACATTTTAAAAAGCGCTTTGTTTCACGAAGAATATTCGGAAATGGTGATTGTGAAAGACATTGAAGTTTATTCAATGTGTGAGCATCACATGCTTCCTTTTTTTGGAAAAGCACACATTGCCTATATTCCAAACGGAACAATCGTTGGATTGAGCAAAATTCCACGAGTAGTGGATGCTTTTAGCAGAAGATTACAAGTTCAGGAGCGTTTGACGATTGAAATTCGCGATTGCATCCAAGAAACATTGAAACCAAAAGGTGTTGCAGTTGTTTTGGAATGTCAGCACATGTGTATGCAAATGCGCGGCGTACAGAAACAAAATTCGGTAACGACTTCCAGTGCATTTACTGGCTTATTTTTAAGCAACGATTCAACTAGAAAAGAGTTTATTAATTTAGTACAAGCAAAATTGCATTAA
- a CDS encoding DUF3858 domain-containing protein, with protein sequence MKRITILTLLFLTAFIFSSFAGDKYIWPEFTPTEIPDSVKKEDAIYLENRITVDFMLDYETSIVYFKRIKILSKKGVENFINHDLFQFKSGYISLKKARIIKPDNSFKELGGENIIETFIDNKNKYNSSYLKRIQFIFANLEVGDIIDVVYQIDYKSYTLSNCIYLEDDLISLNSRLSLRNFSKFELTVYPSKNLTDFVTQNSGSSPIFYWNIKGVGKRSINEFAAHRQNDSKVSYTLWYPQTDLSYELIYSNDYDSYHVNTGFKNFTEILKRDGVYQSDLSPFENINVIIRYFEKDFTWNTDEKMPASIKTSDCYNKEIIDDVIFYRLMQQYLDENELKYHIGFTRDINDGVFEHGFVALYQLDYRYLIIEKGEGDEHFLFSPTSKSRFYYLDEIPAACEGNQSILFTGNRDKVSTSSVLLPQSDFNSNKHTATIVLKTGHLSDTSIRINRRDSFTGQHSVLFRNPSTARFFKNMKVSDTILAPHELKYVYPYPINFKQEDTIYTCFSNFDENLYAFNAEKLIPSFIFFADETKEPVADYSIIPFGKQQKYSIYIESPNALKIADKVTSLVKSNSAGSVKTEIIQTDPNKIKINYEIKLEKRILSNVTESNEYLELVQEWANIVTKKWIIQEG encoded by the coding sequence ATGAAACGAATAACCATTTTAACCCTCCTATTTTTAACAGCTTTTATCTTTAGTTCCTTTGCAGGAGACAAATACATTTGGCCTGAATTCACTCCAACAGAAATTCCAGATTCCGTCAAAAAAGAAGATGCGATTTATCTTGAAAATAGAATCACGGTTGATTTCATGCTCGATTATGAAACCTCAATCGTTTATTTCAAACGCATTAAAATCCTTTCCAAAAAAGGAGTCGAAAACTTCATCAATCACGATTTATTCCAATTTAAAAGCGGATACATCAGTTTGAAAAAAGCCAGAATTATCAAACCCGACAATTCGTTTAAAGAACTTGGGGGTGAAAATATTATTGAAACCTTTATCGACAACAAGAATAAATATAACTCAAGCTATTTAAAACGCATTCAATTCATCTTTGCGAATTTGGAGGTTGGAGATATCATTGATGTGGTTTATCAAATTGACTATAAATCCTACACACTCTCAAATTGTATCTATCTGGAAGATGATTTAATTTCTCTGAACTCGCGTTTGTCGTTGAGAAATTTCAGCAAGTTTGAATTAACCGTTTACCCTTCGAAAAACCTCACTGATTTCGTGACCCAAAACTCAGGAAGTTCACCAATTTTCTATTGGAATATCAAAGGAGTTGGAAAAAGATCCATCAATGAATTTGCGGCGCATCGTCAAAATGATTCAAAAGTTTCATATACACTTTGGTATCCTCAAACTGATTTATCTTACGAATTGATCTACTCGAATGACTATGACAGTTATCACGTTAACACGGGATTCAAAAACTTTACTGAAATTCTAAAGCGAGATGGAGTATATCAATCGGATTTGAGTCCCTTTGAGAACATCAATGTCATTATTCGTTATTTTGAAAAGGATTTCACATGGAATACAGACGAAAAAATGCCTGCGAGTATTAAAACGTCTGATTGTTATAACAAAGAAATAATCGATGACGTCATTTTCTATCGTCTGATGCAGCAATATTTGGATGAAAATGAGTTAAAATATCACATTGGATTTACACGAGATATAAATGATGGTGTTTTTGAACATGGATTTGTCGCCTTGTATCAGCTGGACTATCGCTATCTGATTATCGAAAAGGGAGAAGGCGATGAACATTTCCTGTTCTCCCCAACTAGTAAAAGCAGATTCTATTATTTGGATGAAATTCCAGCAGCATGCGAAGGAAATCAATCAATCCTATTCACTGGAAATCGAGATAAGGTTTCTACCAGTTCTGTTTTATTGCCGCAAAGTGACTTTAACAGTAACAAACATACAGCAACCATTGTTTTGAAAACAGGACATCTTTCGGATACAAGCATCAGGATAAACAGAAGAGATTCATTTACTGGTCAACATTCTGTGTTATTCCGAAATCCTTCTACAGCAAGATTTTTTAAAAACATGAAGGTCTCCGACACCATTTTAGCACCTCACGAATTGAAGTATGTATATCCTTATCCCATTAATTTTAAGCAGGAAGACACAATCTACACCTGTTTCTCGAATTTTGATGAGAATCTATATGCATTTAATGCTGAAAAATTAATTCCAAGCTTCATCTTCTTTGCCGATGAGACCAAAGAACCAGTTGCAGATTATAGCATCATTCCTTTTGGGAAACAACAAAAATATTCCATCTACATTGAATCACCAAACGCACTAAAAATTGCAGATAAAGTAACCTCTTTGGTGAAATCCAATTCAGCAGGTTCCGTGAAGACAGAAATTATTCAAACAGATCCAAACAAGATAAAAATAAACTACGAAATCAAATTGGAAAAACGAATTCTTTCGAATGTTACCGAAAGCAATGAATACTTGGAATTAGTTCAAGAATGGGCAAACATCGTTACCAAAAAGTGGATTATTCAAGAAGGATAA
- a CDS encoding Bax inhibitor-1/YccA family protein: protein MSEIIDNYSFDTAAKQAAARQFFGKVYGFMFFALIVSGAIAYQYGTTEFFLKYFITPTPQGGKLSILYYVVIFSPIGIALLFQTMINRLSFPLLFGLFSIYSILIGFAISSIFLRYSMGSIVTTFGVTAGTFGVMAIMGYVTKADLTKMGSILYMAFIGIFIASIVNFFLDSSGLGYLISILGVIVFTGLTAYHMQQLKKFAHDSEMSADDKNKMALLGGFTLYVLFINLFLSLLRLFGGRD from the coding sequence ATGAGTGAAATAATTGACAATTACAGCTTCGATACCGCTGCAAAACAAGCCGCTGCAAGACAATTCTTTGGAAAAGTATATGGGTTCATGTTCTTTGCATTGATTGTTTCAGGAGCAATTGCATACCAATACGGAACAACTGAATTCTTCTTGAAATACTTCATCACCCCAACTCCACAAGGAGGAAAACTTTCAATCTTGTATTATGTCGTGATTTTTTCACCTATTGGGATTGCTTTGTTATTCCAAACAATGATTAATCGACTCTCATTCCCGCTATTATTTGGACTTTTCTCCATTTACAGCATCTTAATTGGATTTGCAATTTCTAGTATTTTCCTTCGTTATTCTATGGGTTCAATCGTAACTACTTTTGGCGTCACAGCTGGAACCTTTGGGGTAATGGCAATCATGGGATATGTCACCAAAGCAGATTTAACCAAAATGGGATCCATTTTATACATGGCATTCATTGGAATCTTCATTGCTTCAATCGTTAATTTTTTCTTAGATAGTAGCGGTTTAGGTTACTTAATTTCAATCTTAGGAGTAATCGTATTTACTGGATTAACTGCTTACCACATGCAGCAATTGAAAAAATTTGCGCATGATTCTGAAATGTCAGCAGACGACAAAAACAAAATGGCGCTTTTGGGTGGGTTCACCTTATATGTTTTATTCATCAATTTGTTCCTTTCATTGCTTCGTTTATTTGGAGGAAGAGACTAA
- a CDS encoding zinc metallopeptidase — translation MISFGPAMLIGLVFMGIGLLVSWRLKNKFQEFSKIPSQSRLSGREIAERMLRDHGIFDVRVTCIPGQLTDHYNPADKTVNLSEEVYHGTNAASSAIAAHECGHAVQHSKSYAPLRWRSKLVPLQHASGLFLNILMMATFIGGAVLFESFPIKWVLWAIVIAYGSIALFSIVTLPVEFDASKRALLWIEKSGTATKVEYERSKKALNLAATTYVVAALGAIVTMIYYILRLIGINDD, via the coding sequence ATGATTTCTTTTGGCCCGGCAATGCTCATCGGTTTAGTCTTTATGGGAATTGGACTATTGGTGAGCTGGCGATTAAAAAACAAATTTCAGGAATTCAGTAAAATTCCCTCTCAAAGTCGATTAAGTGGACGTGAAATTGCAGAACGCATGCTTCGCGATCACGGCATTTTTGATGTCCGTGTAACGTGTATTCCTGGACAATTAACCGATCACTACAATCCAGCAGACAAAACGGTAAATCTTTCGGAAGAAGTGTACCATGGAACAAATGCAGCTTCCTCTGCAATTGCAGCACACGAATGCGGACATGCAGTCCAACATTCCAAATCTTATGCACCTCTTCGATGGCGCTCAAAATTAGTTCCGCTTCAACATGCTTCTGGTTTATTCTTGAATATTCTCATGATGGCAACCTTTATTGGTGGAGCCGTATTGTTTGAATCGTTTCCGATCAAATGGGTGCTTTGGGCAATCGTTATCGCCTATGGTTCCATTGCACTTTTCAGTATTGTCACTTTACCGGTGGAGTTTGACGCATCCAAACGTGCTTTGCTGTGGATTGAAAAATCTGGAACGGCTACAAAAGTGGAATATGAACGATCGAAAAAAGCATTAAATCTGGCAGCCACAACATACGTGGTAGCAGCATTGGGGGCAATTGTAACGATGATTTACTACATTTTGCGCTTAATTGGAATAAACGATGATTAA
- a CDS encoding GH3 auxin-responsive promoter family protein, with amino-acid sequence MPFNSIFAWVIKKRLHQIELFRKYPENVQHELFEKLIENGSQSEFGRKYNFSQITSYEDFSKSVPLNNYDTLKPWVERLMQGEQNMLWSHDTKWFAKSSGTTSDRSKFIPVTKESLEDCHYKGGKDLLALYYENFPNRKLYKGKHLIIGGSAQILPVSHDMYQGDLSAIIVKNLPWWAEMRRTPSKEIALMTEWEEKIEKMARSTIEEDVYIIAGVPSWTLVLARKILEITGKKNLREVWPNLELFMHGGVSFEPYREAFRELIPFDDMHYVETYNASEGFFGIQDVDGSNELLLMLDYGIFYEFIPMDRFEDTDSKTVLKLDQVELDTEYALVISTNAGLWRYIMGDTIRFTSKTPYRFRLTGRTKHFINAFGEEVIVNNTDFAIKEACSKTNAIIREYTVAPIYMDGKTQGKHEWLIEFDREPNDLNRFMYLLDESLRAINSDYDAKRTKNLALGKPVLHVLSSGSFEAWLQKKGKLGGQHKVPRLMNSREIVEQILQETSYKTVQYV; translated from the coding sequence ATGCCATTCAATTCAATTTTTGCTTGGGTCATCAAAAAGCGCTTGCATCAGATTGAGCTTTTCCGGAAATACCCAGAAAATGTTCAACATGAGCTTTTCGAAAAATTGATTGAGAATGGAAGTCAAAGTGAATTTGGCAGAAAATACAACTTCTCACAAATTACTTCTTACGAAGACTTTTCCAAATCAGTCCCATTAAACAATTACGACACTCTCAAACCGTGGGTTGAGCGCTTGATGCAGGGCGAACAAAACATGCTGTGGTCGCACGACACAAAATGGTTTGCAAAAAGCTCTGGAACGACTTCAGATCGAAGTAAATTTATTCCAGTTACCAAAGAATCGTTAGAGGATTGTCATTATAAAGGCGGAAAAGATCTCCTTGCTCTTTATTACGAAAACTTTCCAAATCGGAAATTATACAAAGGGAAACACCTCATTATTGGAGGAAGTGCTCAAATATTGCCCGTCTCGCACGATATGTATCAAGGCGATTTATCAGCGATTATTGTCAAAAACTTGCCTTGGTGGGCCGAAATGAGACGAACTCCTTCCAAGGAAATTGCGCTGATGACGGAATGGGAGGAAAAAATTGAAAAAATGGCCCGTTCAACCATCGAGGAAGATGTGTACATCATTGCTGGCGTTCCAAGTTGGACATTGGTATTGGCTCGAAAAATTTTAGAAATAACAGGAAAGAAAAACCTGCGCGAGGTTTGGCCCAACCTGGAGCTATTTATGCACGGAGGAGTAAGCTTTGAACCTTACAGAGAAGCTTTCAGAGAATTGATTCCATTTGATGACATGCACTATGTGGAAACATACAATGCTTCAGAAGGGTTTTTCGGAATTCAAGATGTGGACGGATCCAATGAATTGCTCTTGATGTTGGATTATGGAATTTTCTACGAATTCATTCCTATGGATCGTTTTGAAGATACCGATTCAAAAACCGTTCTTAAACTTGATCAAGTTGAACTAGATACCGAATATGCACTTGTCATTTCCACCAATGCTGGACTTTGGAGATACATCATGGGAGATACCATTCGATTTACTTCTAAAACACCTTATCGGTTTAGATTGACAGGGAGAACAAAACACTTCATCAATGCTTTTGGAGAAGAGGTAATTGTAAACAATACAGATTTTGCCATCAAAGAAGCATGTTCAAAAACCAATGCAATTATCCGCGAATACACAGTTGCTCCAATATACATGGATGGGAAAACCCAGGGAAAACACGAATGGTTGATTGAATTTGATCGCGAACCAAATGACTTGAATCGCTTCATGTACTTATTGGATGAGTCATTGAGAGCAATCAATTCCGACTATGACGCCAAGAGAACAAAAAATCTGGCACTTGGAAAACCCGTCTTACATGTTTTATCTTCAGGTAGTTTTGAAGCTTGGTTGCAAAAAAAAGGTAAATTAGGAGGACAACACAAAGTTCCTCGCTTAATGAATTCCCGAGAAATAGTGGAACAAATCTTGCAAGAGACCTCATACAAAACAGTCCAATATGTTTAA
- a CDS encoding deoxynucleoside kinase, producing MHIAVAGNIGSGKTTLTKMLAKHYNWETHYEDVEHNPYLNDFYEDMQRWSFNLQIYYLNSRFTQIQEIKNSTTHVIQDRTIYEDAFIFAPNLHSMGLMTTRDFENYFSLFNLMDSFVSAPDLLIYLRASVPTLVNQIQQRGREYEESIRLDYLKRLNERYEAWISTYDNGKLLIIDVDNNSFPDNQEDLGKIIQSIDAEINGLF from the coding sequence ATGCATATTGCAGTAGCAGGAAATATTGGATCTGGAAAGACAACGCTTACAAAAATGTTGGCAAAACATTATAATTGGGAGACTCATTATGAGGACGTTGAACACAATCCATATCTAAATGACTTCTACGAAGACATGCAACGTTGGTCTTTTAATCTACAGATTTACTATTTGAACTCTCGTTTCACTCAGATTCAAGAAATAAAGAATAGTACTACTCATGTAATTCAAGACAGAACGATTTATGAAGATGCATTCATTTTCGCGCCAAACTTACATTCCATGGGTTTGATGACAACGCGCGATTTTGAGAATTACTTCTCCTTGTTCAACTTAATGGACTCATTCGTCTCGGCGCCAGATTTATTGATTTATTTAAGAGCATCTGTTCCTACTTTGGTGAATCAAATTCAACAACGCGGAAGAGAATACGAAGAAAGTATCCGTTTGGACTATTTAAAGCGCTTAAATGAGCGTTATGAAGCTTGGATTTCTACTTACGACAATGGTAAATTGTTAATCATCGACGTAGACAATAACTCATTCCCAGATAATCAAGAAGATTTAGGAAAGATTATTCAATCGATTGATGCAGAAATTAACGGTTTATTCTAA
- a CDS encoding GNAT family N-acetyltransferase, whose product MAFLEDKCTLRVYNKEVLDNCQAFDCGNADLNDFFTNDVLNYTSELLGKSYCFTLDEDESVVVAAFTVANDSIKTFILPNARKKKVITSIPRQKQMKSYPAVMIGRLGVNKEFRKIPSEDKSIGDQLMDFIKSWFVDGSNKTGCRFVVVDSYNEIAPLKYYKRNGFTEMFSSEQQEKEVTGLFETAELATRLLYFDLIVISK is encoded by the coding sequence TTGGCATTTTTAGAAGATAAATGTACGCTTCGAGTTTATAATAAAGAGGTTCTAGATAATTGTCAAGCATTCGATTGTGGCAATGCTGATTTAAATGATTTCTTTACAAATGATGTTCTAAATTATACTTCTGAATTATTAGGAAAAAGTTATTGTTTTACACTAGACGAAGATGAGAGTGTTGTAGTAGCAGCTTTCACAGTTGCTAATGATAGCATTAAAACATTTATACTTCCAAATGCTAGAAAGAAAAAGGTAATCACAAGTATTCCAAGACAAAAACAAATGAAAAGCTATCCTGCAGTTATGATAGGACGCTTAGGTGTTAATAAAGAATTCAGGAAAATTCCTTCTGAAGATAAATCTATTGGTGATCAATTAATGGACTTTATCAAATCTTGGTTTGTTGATGGCTCTAACAAAACTGGATGTAGATTTGTTGTTGTAGATTCATATAATGAGATTGCTCCATTAAAATATTATAAAAGAAATGGTTTCACTGAAATGTTTAGTTCTGAGCAACAAGAAAAAGAAGTAACAGGTCTCTTTGAAACAGCAGAATTAGCAACTAGATTATTATATTTTGATCTAATTGTGATTTCTAAATAA